One window from the genome of Salvia splendens isolate huo1 chromosome 9, SspV2, whole genome shotgun sequence encodes:
- the LOC121748850 gene encoding putative zinc transporter At3g08650 yields the protein MMGIRVNQLLLVCLFAVTFSHSITAEQDHQTLHRIITAPRRNAEGGGVIDGSGTEHINDETGGWQDGNGRVSVLTVAICTLAMAAATGLGALPFFFMELDPKLAGICNGMAAGVMLAASFDLIQEGQGHGSGSWVVMGILSGGVFILLCKKFLEQYGEMSMLDIKGADATKIILVVGIMTLHSFGEGSGVGVSFAGSKGLSQGILVTLAIAVHNIPEGLAVSMVLASRGVSPQNAMIWSVITSLPQPLVAVPSFICADAFNKFLPFATGFAAGCMIWMVMAEVLPDGFKESSPSQVASAATLSVAFMEALSALFEHLSQNYSQEDASGFFVSLLFGLGPLLGGVALVAFALAFRLRHAFLTGMASGIAFVLGAWRPFQLFASSKMGLLPLLFLLGLGAAFVHVPTSILTNSRLHRKTSANTLSSVTGFNVSALTLQSILACAAVALHAFSEGLALGVAAPKAYGLGRHMVLPVSLHGFPRGTAVASCIFGATDSWHASLLSAALIGLAGPLSAIGAILAGIDYSGLDHVLVFACGGLFPCFGSTVRRAVKLDKWKSVFGVIVGIVFASVCLACTKLVCLHTPYCNSAPEAVK from the exons ATGATGGGTATTAGAGTGAACCAGCTTCTTTTGGTATGCCTCTTTGCTGTAACATTTAGTCATAGTATAACAGCGGAACAAGATCATCAGACTTTACACAGAATAATAACTGCTCCGCGGAGGAatgcagaaggtggtggtgtgATAGATGGATCTGGTACAGAGCATATCAATGACGAAACGGGTGGGTGGCAGGACGGAAATGGAAGAGTGTCGGTGTTAACTGTTGCAATTTGCACACTGGCAATGGCTGCAGCTACTGGTTTGGGAGCTCTCCCATTCTTTTTTATGGAACTTGATCCCAAATTGGCTGGGATATGCAACGGAATGGCAGCTGGAGTAATGCTCGCTGCAAGCTTTGATCTTATACAAGAAGGGCAGGGCCATGGAAGTGGCAGTTGGGTTGTGATGGGTATTTTGTCTGGTGGTGTTTTCATCTTGCTATGCAAGAAG TTTCTTGAGCAATATGGTGAAATGAGCATGCTGGACATAAAGGGAGCAGATGCTACTAAAATCATTCTTGTTGTTGGAATCATGACTCTCCATTCTTTTGGGGAGGGATCTGGTGTGGGAGTGTCATTTGCTGGCTCTAAGGGCTTATCACAAGGGATATTGGTGACGTTGGCTATTGCTGTGCACAATATACCTGAGGGCCTGGCTGTTAGCATGGTTCTTGCGTCAAGAGGAGTGTCTCCACAGAATGCCATGATATGGAGTGTGATTACGTCACTACCACAG CCTCTTGTAGCGGTTCCTTCATTCATATGTGCTGATGCATTCAACAAGTTCTTGCCATTTGCTACTGGATTTGCTGCTGGTTGTATGATTTGGATGGTTATGGCTGAGGTCTTGCCAGATGGTTTCAAG GAGTCTTCCCCATCTCAAGTTGCATCGGCAGCTACACTATCTGTGGCATTTATGGAGGCACTCAGTGCTCTGTTTGAGCATTTGAGCCAAAACTATAG TCAAGAAGATGCTTCCGGTTTCTTTGTTTCTCTACTATTCGGTCTAGGTCCTTTGCTCGGTGGTGTAGCGCTCGTTGCATTTGCTCTTGCTTTCAGGCTCAGACATGCATTTCTTACCGGTATGGCCTCTGGCATTGCCTTTGTCCTCGGTGCCTGGCGACCCTTCCAACTATTTGCGTCTTCTAAGATGGGGCTTCTTCCACTCCTGTTTCTTCTTGGACTCGGAGCAGCTTTCGTCCATGTACCTACATCCATTCTCACAAATTCTCGACTACACAGGAAGACTTCAGCTAACACATTATCTTCTGTCACCGGTTTCAATGTAAGTGCGCTCACACTCCAGTCAATCCTAGCTTGTGCAGCAGTCGCCCTTCACGCTTTCTCTGAGGGGCTTGCGTTAGGTGTAGCTGCACCCAAAGCTTACGGGCTCGGGAGGCACATGGTCCTCCCCGTCTCCCTCCACGGGTTCCCTCGTGGCACAGCTGTGGCTAGTTGCATCTTTGGAGCCACCGACAGTTGGCATGCATCCCTCTTATCTGCTGCCCTAATCGGGTTGGCGGGGCCTTTATCTGCCATTGGGGCGATACTTGCCGGGATTGACTACAGTGGGCTGGACCATGTGTTGGTGTTTGCTTGCGGAGGACTATTTCCATGCTTCGGGAGCACAGTGAGAAGGGCGGTTAAGTTGGATAAATGGAAGAGCGTTTTCGGGGTCATCGTTGGCATTGTGTTTGCTAGCGTGTGTCTTGCGTGCACGAAGCTCGTGTGTTTGCACACACCGTACTGCAACTCAGCTCCTGAAGCTGTTAAGTGA
- the LOC121747984 gene encoding putative uncharacterized protein DDB_G0270496, protein MGKKKARKTMESDSDMGSDEEMNDTIMHMDSDDGNNDDFHDEDQDDYIDDDDSEDEDQGEDDEEDEGEEGSGEDNEEGEHGDEDVQKGEELDELEKEYRELQSQEQDIWRNLKHRTDEDIQKGQAVKNQRALWDKTLELRFLLQKPFSSCNRLPEEQVKSLYCEADNEVSEAYSDLIASSKKTLDSILELQQALMTNNPSITRFEEGNPVGDSKQLDVPGVSDGNIDEEWIQISKIQSRMNLFRNKSVDKWHRKTQVTTGAAAIKDKLHAFNQSISEQVAAYMRDPSKMIKGMQQNRSAVTVFGNVPCYAENVKQEETSTNGDPELLDDSEFYQQLLKEFFETVDPSSSEVAFYALKRLQTKKRKIVDRRASKSRKIRYHVHEKIVNFMAPRPADIHPTATKLFENLFGLKSQKSASVS, encoded by the exons ATGGGGAAGAAGAAAGCTAGAAAGACAATGGAGAGTGATAGTGATATGGGATCGGACGAAGAAATGAATGACACTATTATGCAT ATGGACAGTGATGATGGCAACAATGATGATTTTCATGATGAAGATCAAGATGACTATATTGACGACGATGATAGTGAAGATGAAGATCAGGGTGAGGATGATGAAGAGGATGAGGGGGAGGAAGGCTCAGGAGAGGACAATGAGGAAGGAGAACATGGCGATGAAGATGTCCAGAAAGGCGAGGAGCTGGATGAACTGGAGAAAGAATATAGAGAACTTCAAAGCCAGGAGCA AGACATTTGGAGGAATCTAAAGCATCGTACGGATGAGGACATTCAAAAAGGTCAAGCTGTAAAAAATCAAAGG GCTCTCTGGGATAAGACACTTGAGCTCAGATTCTTGCTGCAGAAACCATTTTCGAGTTGTAATAGACTTCCAGAG GAGCAGGTTAAGTCCTTATATTGTGAAGCTGATAATGAAGTTAGTGAAGCATATTCAGATCTAATTGCTTCATCAAAGAAGACATTGGATTCAATACTCGAGTTGCAGCAG GCTCTGATGACAAACAATCCGTCTATCACTCGATTTGAAGAAG GTAATCCTGTGGGAGATTCCAAGCAATTAGATGTGCCAGGCGTCTCAGATGGGAATATTGATGAAGAATGGATTCAGATTTCCAAAATACAATCAAG AATGAATTTGTTTAGAAACAAGTCAGTTGACAAATGGCATAGGAAGACCCAGGTGACAACTGGTGCAGCTGCTATTAAGGACAAATTGCATGCCTTCAATCAG AGTATAAGTGAACAAGTGGCTGCTTACATGAGGGATCCAAGTAAAATGATTAAGGGGATGCAGCAGAATAGATCGGCTGTTACTGTATTTGGAAAT GTGCCATGCTATGCAGAGAATGTTAAGCAAGag GAGACTTCCACAAATGGTGATCCTGAACTTCTGGATGACTCAGAATTTTACCAGCAACTGTTGAAAGAGTTCTTTGAGACAGTTGACCCATCATCATCTG AAGTGGCTTTCTATGCCCTCAAAAGATTGCAAACAAAGAAGAGAAAAATTGTTGACCGCCGTGCTTCAAAGAGTCGCAAGATTCG GTATCATGTTCATGAAAAGATTGTAAATTTCATGGCTCCTCGGCCCGCAGATATCCATCCTACGGCCACAAAATTATTTGAAAACTTATTTGGCCTTAAATCTCAGAAATCTGCCTCTGTATCATAA